CGGGGGCGCGACCCGGGCGAGGAGCACCGCGTCTCGACGCCGCTGGAGCTGTTCTTCGACCTGTGCTTCGTGGTGGCGGTCGGGCAGGCCGCCGCGCAGCTGCACCACTCGCTGGACGAGGGGCATCTCGGCGGTGGGCTCGTCGGGTACCTGGCGGTGTTCTTCGCGATCTGGTGGGCGTGGATGAACTTCACCTGGTTCGCCTCGGCCTACGACACCGACGACGTGCCCTACCGGCTGCTCACGCTGCTGCAGATGGCCGGGGTGCTGGTGCTGGCGGCGGGCGTGCCCGCCGCGTTCGAGCACTACGACTTCACCGTCGTGGTCATCGGCTACGTGCTGATGCGGATCGGGATGATCTGCCAGTGGCTGCGGGCCGCCGTCGAGCACCCGGAGGGCCGGGCCACCACGCTGCGCTACGCGGCCGGAATCGCGGTGGTCCAGGTGGGCTGGGTCGCGCGGTTGTGGGCGCCGGGCACCTGGGCCTACGTCACCTTCGCGGTGCTGGTGGTCGCCGAACTGGCGGTCCCGGCCTGGGCCGAGGCACGCGGCCGGGCCACTCCCTGGCACCCGGAGCACATCGCGGAGCGGTACGGCCTGTTCACCATCATCGTGCTCGGTGAGGTCGTCCTCGGCTCCCTCGCCGCCGTGCAGTCGGTGGTGGCCGAGTTCGGGGCTTCCGCTTCGCTGATCATGATCGCGGCCGGTGGCCTCGCGATCGTCTTCGTCCTGTGGTGGATCTACTTCACCGGCGGGGAGGCGCGCTTGCGCAACCTGCGCGTTGCGTTGACCTGGGGATACGGGCACGTCGTGGTGTTCGCTTCGATCGCGGCGCTCGGTTCTGGTATCGAAGTGGCCGTGGACACCGCCGGACACCGCTCGCACAT
This portion of the Saccharopolyspora antimicrobica genome encodes:
- a CDS encoding low temperature requirement protein A, whose amino-acid sequence is MVNPARIRWQAMRGRDPGEEHRVSTPLELFFDLCFVVAVGQAAAQLHHSLDEGHLGGGLVGYLAVFFAIWWAWMNFTWFASAYDTDDVPYRLLTLLQMAGVLVLAAGVPAAFEHYDFTVVVIGYVLMRIGMICQWLRAAVEHPEGRATTLRYAAGIAVVQVGWVARLWAPGTWAYVTFAVLVVAELAVPAWAEARGRATPWHPEHIAERYGLFTIIVLGEVVLGSLAAVQSVVAEFGASASLIMIAAGGLAIVFVLWWIYFTGGEARLRNLRVALTWGYGHVVVFASIAALGSGIEVAVDTAGHRSHIGEQAAAFAVAVPVALVLIALGALHRLANTGAVRSSAFVAAGAVVVLALPFSTPLLGLGGAVVGMAVAAAATLVANRTGSVESRP